The following coding sequences are from one Primulina eburnea isolate SZY01 chromosome 15, ASM2296580v1, whole genome shotgun sequence window:
- the LOC140815225 gene encoding uncharacterized protein has protein sequence MAISLGVVPNVYAVHTASFVNSSSAASSRLVPANLRAVTVAAASKPATETKKRVPSGLMKPRRISPEMQEFLGGGVTEIPRTLVLKEIWAHIKLYNLQDPADKKVIICDEKLKKIFGGKERIGFLEIAGLINPHFLK, from the exons ATGGCGATTTCTCTGGGTGTCGTCCCCAATGTCTACGCAGTACATACGGCGTCGTTCGTGAACTCTTCTTCTGCTGCGAGTTCCCGGCTCGTTCCCGCTAACTTGCGTGCTGTAACGGTAGCTGCTGCTTCGAAGCCGGCTACGGAGACGAAGAAGCGTGTCCCGAGTGGTTTAATGAAGCCTCGCCGGATCTCGCCGGAGATGCAGGAATTCCTTGGCGGCGGAGTCACTGAGATTCCCCGTACTCTAGTACTCAAAGAGATTTGGGCGCACATCAAACTGTACAATCTTCAG GATCCTGCGGACAAGAAAGTCATCATATGTGATGAGAAGCTGAAGAAAATTTTTGGAGGAAAGGAACGTATCGGGTTTCTTGAGATTGCTGGTTTGATCAATCCACACTTTCTTAAATGA
- the LOC140814896 gene encoding LOW QUALITY PROTEIN: 3-oxo-Delta(4,5)-steroid 5-beta-reductase-like (The sequence of the model RefSeq protein was modified relative to this genomic sequence to represent the inferred CDS: inserted 1 base in 1 codon; deleted 1 base in 1 codon): protein MSWWWAGAIGAAKKKFEEDEVPSKHQSVALIIGVTGIVGNSLAEILPLSDTPGGPWKVYGVARRPRPAWNEDNPINYVSCDISNVDDVQEKLGPLTDVTHVFYVTWANRSSETENCEANGRMLKNVLDVVIPNCPDLKHISLQTGRKHYMGPFESLGKIAIPDSPFDESLPRLDHINFYYTLEDILFEETEKKEGLTWSVHRPGNIFGFSPYSLMNLVGTLCVYAAICKHEGVALRFPGCKVAWDGYSDCSDADLIAEHHIWAAVDSYAKNEAFNVSNGDVFKWKSFWKVLAEQFDVEYAEFEEGREKLTLQELMKDKGSVWDDIVRDNGLTPTKLEDVGKWWLSDLVLGVSXLLDTMNKSKEHGFLGFRNSKNSLVSWIDKVKAYKIVP, encoded by the exons ATGAGCTGGTGGTGGGCAGGAGCAATCGGCGCTGCAAAG AAAAAATTTGAAGAAGATGAGGTACCTTCTAAGCATCAGAGCGTGGCATTGATAATTGGGGTGACGGGAATCGTGGGCAACAGCTTGGCCGAGATCTTGCCGCTGTCCGACACTCCCGGCGGCCCCTGGAAAGTCTACGGTGTCGCCCGCCGCCCTCGCCCCGCCTGGAATGAAGACAACCCGATCAACTACGTCAGTTGTGACATATCCAACGTGGATGACGTGCAGGAGAAGCTCGGACCTCTCACCGATGTCACTCATGTGTTCTACGTCACCTGGGCTAATCGGTCTTCAGAGACCGAAAATTGTGAGGCCAATGGTAGAATGCTGAAAAATGTTCTTGATGTTGTGATACCTAATTGCCCTGATTTGAAACACATCAGTTTACAGACTGGTAGGAAGCATTACATGGGGCCATTCGAGTCACTTGGAAAGATAGCAATCCCAGATTCTCCTTTTGATGAGAGTTTACCCCGGTTGGATCATATAAATTTTTACTATACACTCGAggatattttgtttgaagagACAGAGAAGAAGGAAGGTTTGACATGGTCTGTTCATCGACCTGGGAACATATTCGGGTTTTCTCCGTATAGTCTGATGAATTTGGTGGGGACCCTTTGTGTTTATGCGGCTATCTGTAAGCATGAGGGGGTGGCTCTGCGGTTTCCGGGGTGTAAGGTTGCTTGGGATGGATACTCAGACTGCTCCGATGCGGATTTGATTGCCGAGCATCATATATGGGCAGCAGTGGACTCTTATGCCAAGAATGAGGCA TTCAATGTGAGTAATGGTGATGTGTTCAAGTGGAAGAGCTTTTGGAAAGTGTTGGCGGAGCAGTTTGATGTCGAGTATGCCGAATTCGAGGAGGGTCGTGAGAAGCTGACATTACAGGAGTTGATGAAGGATAAAGGATCCGTTTGGGATGATATCGTGAGGGATAATGGATTAACACCGACTAAGTTAGAAGATGTCGGGAAATGGTGGCTCAGTGATCTTGTACTTGGGGTGA GCTTGTTGGATACTATGAACAAGAGCAAGGAGCATGGTTTTCTGGGATTCAGGAATTCCAAGAACTCGTTGGTTTCTTGGATTGACAAAGTGAAAGCTTACAAGATCGTTCCTTAG